A window of the Henckelia pumila isolate YLH828 chromosome 3, ASM3356847v2, whole genome shotgun sequence genome harbors these coding sequences:
- the LOC140889834 gene encoding zinc finger BED domain-containing protein RICESLEEPER 4-like: MDEDDRKLGESKNSNDESQITSSTKSVDASKKRKSINLRSTVWEHFERYEDCDGNKRARCRYCSSNYAADSNSSGTSSLGNHMRKCTQNPHNAETKQAKLEFKPNSNDVSESSLNVWRFDQESCRKALARMIIVDEQPFSLVEREGFKHFINILQPLFRIPSRASITRDCFELFLEEKKN; this comes from the coding sequence ATGGATGAAGATGATAGAAAACTTGGTGAAAGTAAAAATTCAAATGATGAGTCACAAATCACATCTTCTACGAAATCTGTCGATGCTTCAAAGAAGAGAAAATCCATAAATCTTAGATCAACTGTGTGGGAACATTTTGAAAGGTATGAAGATTGTGATGGGAATAAAAGAGCAAGATGTCGTTATTGTAGTTCAAACTATGCTGCTGATTCAAACTCCAGTGGAACATCTTCTTTAGGTAATCATATGAGAAAGTGTACACAAAATCCCCATAATGCTGAGACTAAAcaagctaaattagaatttaaaCCAAATTCGAATGATGTGAGTGAAAGTTCACTTAATGTTTGGAGATTTGATCAAGAATCATGTAGAAAAGCATTAGCTCGGATGATAATTGTAGATGAGCAGCCTTTTAGTCTTGTTGAAAGAGAAGGGTTCAAGCACTTTATTAATATATTGCAGCCTCTCTTTCGAATTCCTTCTCGTGCTTCAATAACGAGAGATTGCTTTGAACTTTTcttggaagaaaaaaaaaactga
- the LOC140889835 gene encoding zinc finger BED domain-containing protein RICESLEEPER 2-like, translating to MTVSITKCLIDWGLDKVFTITVDNASSNDTTVKELSKQFSKWGTNFLDGSHLHVRCVAHIINLIVQDGLKEVGDSVKRVRQAIRFIRQSPARIKRFKDCCEIEKIEIKKSLCLDVPTRWNSTYLMLNTTQEFENAFARYAFLDPGLLDNLLNNSCEDGKVAGAFTNDDWMKIRHMVKFLETFYDLTLRVSGSLYVTSNVHFQEIGEVSCLLRMLVDSDDIDLSFMAERMKAKFDKYWGAPEKMNKMIFVACVLDRRFKFEYVSFVLLSMYGEEKGEKMRDDLKLYVISLYDEYRRKTSKESHSKPPASASNTFDMSSSKNTHKRTLIQQEYLRHRAMSGTMDSKSELDKYLDEETKPGLENFDILLWWKVNSPRFLVLAEMARDVLAIPISTVASDSAFSTRGRVLDPFRSSLTPKLVQALLCAQDWLRHESLPITVEEDLDKLEKFENDMASLGRDVSCITDM from the exons ATGACAGTTTCAATTACCAAGTGTTTGATAGATTGGGGTTTGGATAAAGTTTTCACCATTACAGTTGATAATGCTAGTTCAAATGATACAACGGTGAAAGAACTTTCAAAACAATTCAGTAAATGGGGAACTAATTTCTTGGATGGTAGTCATCTTCATGTGAGATGTGTTGCTCATATTATCAATCTTATTGTTCAAGATGGATTGAAAGAGGTTGGTGATTCTGTGAAACGTGTGAGACAAGCAATAAGATTCATCAGACAATCTCCTGCGAGGATAAAAAGATTCAAAGATTGTTGTGAAATTGAAAAAAtagaaattaaaaaatcattgtGTTTGGATGTTCCTACTAGGTGGAATTCGACCTATTTGATGTTGAATACAACACAAGAATTTGAGAATGCATTTGCAAGATATGCTTTTCTTGATCCTGGATTGCTGGATAATCTTCTTAATAATAGTTGTGAAGATGGAAAGGTTGCAGGTGCTTTTACCAATGACGATTGGATGAAAATAAGACACATGGTAAAGTTTCTTGAAACTTTTTATGATCTTACCTTGAGGGTGTCAGGTTCATTATATGTTACTTCAAATGTTCACTTTCAAGAAATTGGTGAAGTTTCTTGCCTTTTGAGAATGTTAGTGGATAGTGATGATATTGATTTGAGTTTTATGGCGGAGAGGATGAAAGCTAAATTTGACAAGTATTGGGGTGCTCCAGAAAAGATGAATAAAATGATTTTCGTTGCTTGTGTGTTAGATCGTCGCTTCAAATTTGAGTATGTTTCATTTGTTCTTTTGAGTATGTATGGAGAAGAAAAAGGGGAGAAAATGAGAGATGATCTAAAGCTCTATGTGATATCTTTATATGATGAGTACCGAAGgaaaacttcaaaagaatctcaCTCTAAGCCACCTGCTTCAGCTAGCAACACATTTGATATGTCAAGTTCCAAAAATACACATAAAAGAACATTAATTCAGCAAGAGTATTTGAGGCATAGAGCCATGAGTGGAACTATGGACTCTAAATCAGAGTTGGACAAATATCTTGATGAAGAAACAAAGCCTGGActtgaaaattttgatatcttGCTTTGGTGGAAAGTTAACTCGCCTAGATTTCTTGTTCTTGCTGAGATGGCTCGTGATGTGCTAGCAATTCCTATTTCTACGGTGGCTTCAGATAGTGCATTTAGCACTAGAGGACGTGTGCTTGATCCATTTAGGAGTTCGTTAACTCCTAAATTGGTGCAAGCACTTCTTTGTGCACAAGATTGGCTTCGTCATGAATCTTTACCTATTACAGTAGAAGAGGACTTGGATAAGCTGGAGAAGTTTGAAAATG ATATGGCGAGCTTGGGAAGAGATGTTTCTTGCATAACTGATATGTAA